A single window of Malus sylvestris chromosome 5, drMalSylv7.2, whole genome shotgun sequence DNA harbors:
- the LOC126623555 gene encoding uncharacterized protein LOC126623555 isoform X1, with product MQRASSILCSSNPLPALPPTSHRLVAPFQTRPTRPDSVPSPLRLPLTRLRNYRLALPPLHSTVSEEIVETATAELGFTQVGYISNVHGLQGEIRVKPSTEFPELRFSKPGKRWLRQQVSGREIIQEVELVEGRGHPGQKSWILRLGGIETVDEARQLIGSALLVREEDRPQLEEGEIYTRDLVGMKVILKETGEPVGSVVNVFNSGASDLLQVMLDTSLNIVDSTGKPKPAGTRLSGHLVWIPFVEEIVPNVDMNRKEMQITPPKGLLELNLRFDERSKKERRQLEWKERKKLQKRLIAAKKKLCDMEQKHVFDGLRFGEKAQRSLLADQIVAVNSKLLQQALENVQIPSKRWNVTEMINALKTRETTSTLEISEKCLVSSASKDKLGTHLHLQEKGLDLISKGKVAIALVVNDNGDQQGPQLASNPDLENSDGTETIMSSSLQTLLCDDQRFVKMEDRVSVPLVLVCSAQTVQSLRMHFSENDYFGFVPEKVWFLEEEKLPVVSNSVEEEKKHKILMKSPWEILQLPVGSGGVFSLLSSNNIPENLSEMGVEYIEVCSTNPGHVGANSLLLGFVNSWKSDFGIQIFKGRKEDYEKSFDFIFSTNLMTMLTKQIDKLQFYATPKQNSHVEMAGKESVDVTPSSPNSYEFGCSIYSALKACPSNKLCIMEVTE from the exons ATGCAGAGAGCTTCTTCCATTCTCTGCTCTTCAAATCCACTTCCGGCTCTTCCCCCGACCTCTCACAGACTCGTCGCTCCGTTCCAAACTCGACCTACTCGTCCCGACTCAGTGCCCTCGCCCCTCCGGTTGCCCCTGACTCGTCTGCGCAATTACCGCCTTGCCCTCCCTCCTCTCCACAGCACTG TCTCTGAAGAGATTGTTGAGACTGCGACGGCGGAGTTAGGATTCACTCAAGTTGGGTACATATCGAATGTCCACGGGCTACAAGGGGAGATTCGTGTGAAACCCAGTACTGAATTTCCTGAATTGCGGTTTTCCAAG CCTGGAAAAAGATGGTTGAGACAGCAAGTATCGGGCAGAGAAATAATTCAAGAAGTTGAGCTGGTGGAGGGAAGAGGACACCCTGGTCAGAAGAGTTGGATACTGAGATTGGGAGGAATTGAAACGGTGGATGAG GCCAGACAGCTAATTGGTTCAGCTTTACTTGTGAGGGAAGAAGATAGGCCGCAGTTGGAGGAAGGCGAAATTTATACTCGTGATCTTGTTGGGATGAAAGTTATTCTTAAG GAAACTGGTGAACCTGTGGGAAGTGTTGTTAATGTTTTCAACAGCGGAGCAAGTGATCTTTTACAGGTCATGCTCGATACATCTCTAAATATTGTTGATTCAACTGGAAAACCAAAGCCAGCAGGAACAAGATTATCTGGTCACCTTGTGTGGATACCATTTGTCGAAGAAATTGTTCCAAATGTTGATATGAACAGGAAAGAAATGCAGATTACACCTCCAAAGGGACTCTTGGAACTAAATTTACGCTTTGATGAGAGGTCCAAGAAGGAAAGGCGCCAACTT GAatggaaagagagaaaaaagttGCAAAAGCGCCTCATAGCAGCAAAAAAGAAACTGTGTGATATGGAGCAAAAACATGTGTTCGATGGGTTAAGATTTGGAGAGAAAGCACAAAGAAGCTTACTTGCTGATCAGATTGTTGCTGTAAATTCAAAATTGCTTCAACAGGCTCTAGAAAATGTTCAGATACCATCCAAAAG ATGGAATGTAACTGAGATGATCAATGCCCTTAAAACCAGAGAAACAACTAGCACTCTGGAAATTTCAGAGAAATGTCTCGTGTCTTCTGCAAGCAAAGATAAGCTGGGTACACATCTTCATTTGCAAGAGAAAGGACTAGATCTCATATCGAAAGGAAAAGTTGCCATTGCTTTGGTTGTAAATGACAATGGAGATCAGCAAGGACCACAACTGGCCTCTAACCCTGATCTCGAAAATTCTGATGGCACTGAGACAATAATGTCGTCCTCTCTTCAGACATTACTTTGTGACGATCAAAGATTTGTAAAG ATGGAAGATCGTGTGTCAGTACCTTTGGTTCTGGTTTGCTCGGCCCAGACAGTTCAATCTTTAAGGATGCATTTCTCAGAAAATGATTACTTTGGCTTCGTCCCTGAAAAG GTCTGGTTCTTAGAGGAAGAGAAACTTCCAGTTGTCAGCAattcagtggaagaagaaaagaagcatAAGATTTTGATGAAATCCCCTTGGGAAATACTTCAATTGCCGGTTGGATCTGGTGGAGTTTTCAGTTTGCTTTCATCAAACAATATTCCAGAGAATCTCAGTGAAATGGGTGTGGAGTATATTGAG GTTTGCAGCACCAATCCTGGACACGTAGGTGCGAACTCGCTACTTCTTGGTTTTGTTAATTCGTGGAAATCTGACTTCGGGATCCAAATTTTCAAAGGCAGAAAGGAGGACTACGAGAAAAGTTTTGACTTTATATTCTCAACAAACTTGATGACGATGTTGACGAAACAAATTGATAAACTCCAGTTCTATGCAACTCCGAAGCAAAATTCGCATGTTGAGATGGCGGGAAAAGAATCGGTGGACGTTACCCCCAGCTCTCCCAACTCTTATGAGTTCGGTTGTTCAATTTACAGCGCTTTAAAGGCCTGTCCTTCCAACAAGCTTTGTATAATGGAGGTTACAGAGTAA